CTAAACGCATTTACGCCTTTTTGAAGGAGATCGGTTCAACCCATTTTCAATTTATCCCGCTGATGAATGATGGCGAGCAGCAAGCCAGTGCCAAAGATTACGGACAATTTCTGATTGAGATTTTCCAGCAGTGGTATGCCAACGACATCGGCAACATCAGCGTACAATTTATCGAACAATGGATGATGGCGTTTCTCGGTATGCAACCGAGCTTGTGCATTTTCCGCCAACGCTGTGGCGACCAAATCGTACTCGAACAAAACGGCGATATTTACAGCTGCGATCACTACGTTTACCCGCAATATAAAATCGGTAACCTGATCGAAACCCCACTACGTGAAATCGTCACCTCCCCCAAACAGCAGCAATTTGGTTTGCTGAAACAGCAACTTTCCGCCAAATGCCTGCAATGTCAATTCCGCTTCGCCTGCCACGGCGGCTGCCCCAAACACCGCAAAATCCAAGGCTTCGGCGAACCTCACAATATACTATGCGAGGCCTATTATTCAGCACTTTCTTATATGCAGCCATATTTAATCCAGCTGGCTCGGAGATTACGGGGTTTTTAGTCTCTCTTTTTGTAAAAGCGGTTGGAGTTTACCTCCCACGGTTATTTCCCGTAAATTAAAAACATAAATTCACCGTAACGTTGAGGTGAACTCCGCCCTTTTTTACACGATGCCTATGTTATAATCCCCACTTTCTCAATCAAACCACATCCAACAATGCTCAATCAACAATTCCGCCAACAGTTTCCTTTTTTTGCTGATCAACAATGGACTTACTTAGACTCTGCTGCAACCACGCTCAAGCCACAAATTTTGATCGATGAAACGGTGAATTTTTATCGCTCGGCGGGATCAGTACATCGCAGTCAATATGATCTTGCCCAAAGTGAAGCCTATGAACAAGCCCGAGATTTGGTCGCTTGCCGTTTCAATGTTGAACATCGTAATGCGGTGATTTGGACCAGTGGAACAACTCATTCGATCAATTTGGTTGCCTACGGTTTAGCACATCAGCTACAAGTAGGCGATGAAATCGTGATTTCCGTTGCCGAACATCACGCCAATTTTATCCCTTGGCAACAGCTTGCCGAACGTTCAGGGGCGAAGTTGATCGTATTGCCGTTAAATGAAGATTTTCAAATCGATAGCCAAACTCTCCTCGCTCATCTCAATCAACGAACGAAAATCGTTGCCTTCAATTTGGTCTCGAATGTGACGGGTGTGCGACAGCCTGCCGAGCAGCTTATTCCGCTAATCCGTCGCTATTCCAACGCCAAAATTTTGCTTGATGTGGCACAAGCGGTCTGTTCTGAGCAGATAAATGCAAGCCAACTGGATGCCGATTTCTACGCTTTCTCCGCCCATAAAATGTATGGAGCAACAGGCGTGGGCGTGCTGATGGGAAAATTGCAAAGTTTAGAAGAAATCCGACCGCTTGTCTTTGGTGGCAAGATGCTGGAAAACATCAGCGAGCAGACGCTGACTTTGGCAAAATTGCCGTACCGTTTAGAAGCGGGCACGCCGAATATTGCGGGAATTATCGCCTTTGGCAAGGTGTTGGAATGGCTCGAAAGTTGGGATTTTGCTACGCTCAATCAAGGCTTGTATCAACAAACCAAACAGGCTCGCAAGCGGTTAGATTCTTACAACAATTTACAAATTTTCGGTGGTTCACCAACTAGCCCAACCATCAGCTTTTCCTTTAGTGATATTCATCATTCTGACATTGCGGCAATATTAACCGAGCAGAAAATTGCCTTGCGAGTGGGTGAGCATTGTGCCAAACCGTACTTACGCTATCTGCAACAAACAGGGACATTACGGCTGTCGTTAGCCCATTACAACACGCAGGAAGATCTTGAGCGCTTCTTTACAGGGCTGGACTTTGCCTTGGATCTGTTGGCTACCGAATAGCAACAAGCGGTCACTTCCCACAAAAGTTTTGCAAATGGAGCAATATCTAATTTGCCACTTTTGCCCTGTATCAAAAAAGGGTAAAATTTGCGAGTTTTTGCTAGAACGGAAAAGCGTTATCGGGTAATCTGCACGCCATTTCTAATTTATTTCAAAAATTTTAATTATTATTTCTTATAGGTATTTTTATGGTTAAAAAAATTGCTGTTTTAACAAGTGGTGGCGATGCACCTGGTATGAATGCTGCGATTCGTGGTGTCGTCCGTGCGGCGTTAAGTGAGGGGTTAGAGGTTTATGGTATCCAAGATGGTTACTACGGTTTATACCACGACCAAGTCATCAAACTTGAACGCCGTTCGGTATCTGAAGTGATCAACCGTGGCGGAACCTTCTTAGGATCAGCTCGCTTCCCGCAGTTTAGAGATCCTGAAGTGCGTAAAAAATGCGTAGAAACACTCAAAAAGTACGACATTGACAGCCTTGTGGTCATCGGCGGTGACGGTTCTTATATGGGAGCAAAATTACTGACCGAAGAATTTGGCATTAACTGCATCGGCTTACCAGGAACCATCGACAACGATGTGGCGGGAACCGACTACACCATCGGCTTTCAAACCGCCCTTGAAACCGCATTAGAAGCGATCGACCGTTTGCGTGATACTTCAACATCTCACCAACGTATCTCAATCGTAGAAATTATGGGGCGTCACTGTGGTGATTTAACCATCAATGCCGCACTTGCAGGCGGTTGCGAATACATCATCGTACCAGAAAAAGGCTTAGATAAAGAGTCATTAATGCGTAACATTGGTCAAGGCTTTGCCAGAGGTAAACGCCACGCCATCATCGCCATTACTGAAATGATGACCAACGTCCACGAACTCGCAAAAGAAATTGAAGATCATTTTGGTCACGAAACTCGTGCAACTGTGCTTGGACACGTTCAACGCGGCGGTGCACCTTGTGCCTTCGACCGCATTTTAGCATCTCGTATGGGCGTGTATGCCGTAGAACTTCTTCTTGAAGGTCATGGCGGACGCTGTGTAGGGATCCAAAATGAAAAATTGGTTCACCACGATATTATTGATGCGATCAACAATATGCGTCGTCCATTCAAAAACGAGCTCTTTGAAACCTCAAGAAAATTGTTCTAAACAATACGGAATTAAAAAACGCAGGAAAAATTGATCTGCCCCAAAATTAGACATCTTTCATTCAAGGACTAAGCTCTGTACTCCACAGGGCGGAGTCCTTTTCATTTCACTTGAATATGCTCATATTTCACCTATTGAAGATAAAATTCAATGGTTTGCTGTTTGAAAAATTCGTTGTATTTAGTCATAAAAAATCTGCACCTTAATCTGTTGGTTGCGTAGTCCAACTTTTGGGGGCAGATCATTTCACACTGCTTTTTTATCTTTAATTACGCCAATTCTGCACGCAATTTTTTGGTTACATTCATCATCACTTCAAGCTGTGCAATAGTTTCTGTCCAACCACGGGTTTTTAAACCACAGTCTGGATTGACCCATAAACGCTCTTTTGGCACGACGTTCAATGCTTTGCGTAACAAGCGTTCGATTTCTGCCTCTGTTGGCACACGAGGGCTGTGAATGTCGTACACACCTGGACCGATGTCGTTCGGGTATTGGAAATCGCCGAATGCGGTAAGCAATTCCATATCGGAACGTGAAGTTTCAATCGTAATCACGTCCGCATCTAAGCCCGCAATCGCTGGCAGAATATCGTTGAACTCGGAGTAACACATATGAGTGTGGATTTGGGTGTCGTCCGCCACGCCCATATAGCTAAGACGGAAGGCTTCGCCAGCCCATTGCAAATATGCGTCCCAATCTACCCGCTTGAGTGGCAAACCTTCACGGATCGCAGGTTCGTCGATTTGGATCACTTTGATGCCTGCTTTTTCGAGATCTAACACTTCATCGGATAACGCCACGCCGATCTGCTTACATACCGTTGAGCGTGGAATGTCGTTACGCACGAACGACCATTGTAAAATCGTCACTGGACCTGTCAGCATTCCTTTCATCACTTTTTTGGTGAGGCTTTGAGCATATTGTGACCAACGCACCGTCATTGGTTCTGGACGGGTGACATCGCCGTAAATCACTGGCGGTTTTACACAGCGTGATCCGTAGCTCTGCACCCAACCGAATTTGGTGAAAGCAAAACCGTCCAACAATTCGCCGAAGTATTCCACCATATCATTACGCTCTGCTTCGCCGTGTACTAACACATCAAGGTCAAGCTCTTCTTGGCGGCGAACCACATACTCGATCTCTTTTTTCATTGCTGCTTCGTAATCTTCAAGAGACAAATCGCCTTTCTTGAATGCCGCACGGGCGTGACGAATTTCGGTGGTTTGTGGGAATGAGCCGATGTTGGTGGTCGGTAAAAGCGGTAAGTTTAGCCACTCATTTTGCAATTTGATCCGCTCTGCAAACGGCGATTTACGTTTGTCTGCGTCGGCTGGTAAGTTGGCTAAACGCTCCGCCACGTCTGGACGATGAATTTCTTTGCTATTCGCACGGGCATCTGCCGCCGCTTGGCTGGCGTCTAACTCCGCTTGCACCGCCGCACGACCTTGCTCAAGTGCGGTTTTAATTACACGTAATTCTTCCACTTTTTGTAGCGTAAAGGCTAACCAGCTGTAAAGAGCTGGATTATTGGCTTGCAGCTGCGTTTCTACGCTTAAATCATAAGGTGTATGCAACAATGAACAGCTTGGGGCAATCCATAAACGCTCGCCGAGTTTAGCTTTCAAGGGCTCAAGTACATCAAGCACTTGGTTTAAGTTAGCACGCCAAATATTACGCCCGTCAATCACGCCTGCGGAAAGGACTTTATCGTAATCGGCAAAAGCAGAAAGTTGCTCTGGTGCACGGATTAAATCTAAATGTAAGCCGTCCACCGCTAAACCTTTCAATAAGTCAGCGTGTTCCGCCACTGAACCAAAGTAGGTTGCGAGCAATAATTTCGCATTCACTTTGCTCAATTCAGCATACACGGCTTTGTAAGCTTCCACCCATTCCGCAGGTAAATCTAACGCAAGAGCTGGTTCATCAATTTGAATCCATTCTGCCCCTTCTGTCGCTAAGGCATTTAAAATGTCAACATAAACAGGGACTAATTGATTGAGCAACTCAAAGCGGTTAAAGGCTTCGCCTTTTTCTTTACCTAACCAAAGGAAAGTTAAAGGCCCAACAATGACAGGTTTAACCTTGTGTCCTGCCGCTTTTGCT
The nucleotide sequence above comes from Pasteurellaceae bacterium Orientalotternb1. Encoded proteins:
- a CDS encoding anaerobic sulfatase maturase codes for the protein MHPFQLMSKPTGSICNLDCSYCFYLEKPHSNQIRMSDEMLEHYVRDYLQHSPQQNVTFLWQGGEPSLAGLDFYQQAVKFQQKYANGKTVENALQTNGVLLDEKWCAFLKENRFLVGLSIDGPEDLHDAYRLTKSQKGTFHKVMEGLDNLLKYEVEFNTLTVVHQKNVRHAKRIYAFLKEIGSTHFQFIPLMNDGEQQASAKDYGQFLIEIFQQWYANDIGNISVQFIEQWMMAFLGMQPSLCIFRQRCGDQIVLEQNGDIYSCDHYVYPQYKIGNLIETPLREIVTSPKQQQFGLLKQQLSAKCLQCQFRFACHGGCPKHRKIQGFGEPHNILCEAYYSALSYMQPYLIQLARRLRGF
- a CDS encoding cysteine desulfurase, which gives rise to MLNQQFRQQFPFFADQQWTYLDSAATTLKPQILIDETVNFYRSAGSVHRSQYDLAQSEAYEQARDLVACRFNVEHRNAVIWTSGTTHSINLVAYGLAHQLQVGDEIVISVAEHHANFIPWQQLAERSGAKLIVLPLNEDFQIDSQTLLAHLNQRTKIVAFNLVSNVTGVRQPAEQLIPLIRRYSNAKILLDVAQAVCSEQINASQLDADFYAFSAHKMYGATGVGVLMGKLQSLEEIRPLVFGGKMLENISEQTLTLAKLPYRLEAGTPNIAGIIAFGKVLEWLESWDFATLNQGLYQQTKQARKRLDSYNNLQIFGGSPTSPTISFSFSDIHHSDIAAILTEQKIALRVGEHCAKPYLRYLQQTGTLRLSLAHYNTQEDLERFFTGLDFALDLLATE
- a CDS encoding 6-phosphofructokinase — translated: MVKKIAVLTSGGDAPGMNAAIRGVVRAALSEGLEVYGIQDGYYGLYHDQVIKLERRSVSEVINRGGTFLGSARFPQFRDPEVRKKCVETLKKYDIDSLVVIGGDGSYMGAKLLTEEFGINCIGLPGTIDNDVAGTDYTIGFQTALETALEAIDRLRDTSTSHQRISIVEIMGRHCGDLTINAALAGGCEYIIVPEKGLDKESLMRNIGQGFARGKRHAIIAITEMMTNVHELAKEIEDHFGHETRATVLGHVQRGGAPCAFDRILASRMGVYAVELLLEGHGGRCVGIQNEKLVHHDIIDAINNMRRPFKNELFETSRKLF
- a CDS encoding 5-methyltetrahydropteroyltriglutamate--homocysteine S-methyltransferase encodes the protein MTTFHILGFPRVGAKRELKFAQERYWRKELAEQDLLALAKALREKNWKHQAEANADFVAVGDFTFYDHILDLQVATGSIPARFGFDSQNLTLDQYFQLARGNKEQFAIEMTKWFDTNYHYLVPEFHKNTQFKANPAHYVNQIREAKAAGHKVKPVIVGPLTFLWLGKEKGEAFNRFELLNQLVPVYVDILNALATEGAEWIQIDEPALALDLPAEWVEAYKAVYAELSKVNAKLLLATYFGSVAEHADLLKGLAVDGLHLDLIRAPEQLSAFADYDKVLSAGVIDGRNIWRANLNQVLDVLEPLKAKLGERLWIAPSCSLLHTPYDLSVETQLQANNPALYSWLAFTLQKVEELRVIKTALEQGRAAVQAELDASQAAADARANSKEIHRPDVAERLANLPADADKRKSPFAERIKLQNEWLNLPLLPTTNIGSFPQTTEIRHARAAFKKGDLSLEDYEAAMKKEIEYVVRRQEELDLDVLVHGEAERNDMVEYFGELLDGFAFTKFGWVQSYGSRCVKPPVIYGDVTRPEPMTVRWSQYAQSLTKKVMKGMLTGPVTILQWSFVRNDIPRSTVCKQIGVALSDEVLDLEKAGIKVIQIDEPAIREGLPLKRVDWDAYLQWAGEAFRLSYMGVADDTQIHTHMCYSEFNDILPAIAGLDADVITIETSRSDMELLTAFGDFQYPNDIGPGVYDIHSPRVPTEAEIERLLRKALNVVPKERLWVNPDCGLKTRGWTETIAQLEVMMNVTKKLRAELA